In Glandiceps talaboti chromosome 14, keGlaTala1.1, whole genome shotgun sequence, a single genomic region encodes these proteins:
- the LOC144445585 gene encoding uncharacterized protein LOC144445585: MAWLNQIDKADIISNNLIVQRGKIGSGCYADIYVGFYKKLNHKVAIKKFTYDAIRDEEDVKQLLGEFKAMKKVRHGDNVVTLHGIMVEYTTPIKASLVMEYMCNKSLRHFQKSLKEKEINFPWILRTDIVSKVISGMAFLHAQRILHRDLKLENVLVGNKMEIKIADFGLSITKTYYVNEKSEDTAEGTLVYIAPECLMELDELPNEKQDVYSFAIMAWELCSGEIAFKGARNKEHLWMAVAQGKRRPKLDTLRSEKCPLELIDIMVRCWAHDAKDRPRFQDLGKEMLRFDNPKFVKQVEEERHEVLMAIMKYTDPTQEEDFSDLYDLVQPSDDDILYDEFGFQKYDTIEGAHGGTVEGNGKDQNPSPVTRADQETEPSGKMYLSMEGKSQLPDDYERIPDQFVEECEYLYESPYEEFEQEQDQAKGNVSTSDDDSTVTYEPIDPTGARPPMPVPRPLPCPRPPAHNMGLKDTFESMSLYGYESKYTSKAPHQNPAVVGPIISRNTILDYELCFGRDETKRKGLKCPFGIASHSLYGFLVCDTGNARVLRHDMYGRRLRCYQRKTRFRRQFEPYDIATTTDFFVVTNPAGNCLYIFTYDGDVIRQFGDKKFKFPWGVAITSENRIVVVYHRSCLLVVYTSHGQPIQEIGSQGKGQVQFNDPTYVTITESHNYIVCDRGNSRIQIITPNGEFLSEIVGVNPTGVAAIGPNVLVYADDKEKTIMMCLYGDEFEFIEIKRKEDKLESPTGITITTSGKVAVVDNNGVVYVYKLTTGDQYVARHVVVDLNKESHIYDVIKE; the protein is encoded by the exons ATGGCTTGGCTAAATCAAATAGACAAAGCTGATATCATCAGTAACAACTTAATCGTCCAGAGAGGCAAAATTGGTTCTGGTTGCTATGCAGACATTTATGTTGGCTTCTATAAAAAGCTGAATCATAAAGTAGCAATcaagaaatttacatatgatGCGATACGAGACGAGGA AGATGTAAAACAGTTACTTGGTGAGTTCAAAGCTATGAAAAAGGTCCGTCATGGGGATAACGTAGTGACCTTACATGGAATAATGGTTGAATATACAACACCAATCAAGGCATCACTGGTTATGGAATATATGTGTAACAAATCATTGCGACATTTCCAAAAGTCTCTTAAAGAGAAGGAGATCAACTTTCCGTGGATATTGCGTACTGATATTGTCAGCAAAGTGATTTCTGGAATGGCGTTCTTACATGCTCAGCGCATACTCCATAGAGACCTGAAGTTAGAAAATGTCCTAGTGGGAAATAAAATGGAGATTAAG ATAGCAGACTTTGGGTTATCAATCACCAAAACTTACTATGTAAATGAGAAATCCGAAGATACTGCAGAAGGAACACTTGTGTACATTGCTCCCGAATGCCTGATGGAACTTGATGAGTTACCTAACGAGAAACAAGACGTATATAG TTTTGCAATCATGGCTTGGGAACTGTGCAGTGGTGAGATAGCTTTCAAAG GAGCAAGAAATAAAGAGCACTTGTGGATGGCAGTTGCTCAAGGAAAACGCAGGCCGAAGCTAGACACACTTAGATCAGAAAAATGTCCGCTGGAACTTATCGATATTATGGTAAGATGCTGGGCACATGATGCTAAAGACAGACCACGATTTCAAG ACCTTGGCAAGGAAATGCTCAGATTTGACAATCCAAAATTTGTAAAGCAAGTGGAAGAAGAGCGTCATGAAGTTCTGATGGCAATAATGAAATACACTGATCCAACTCAG GAAGAAGATTTCTCAGATCTGTATGACCTGGTACAACCATCTGATGATGATATACTTTATGATGAATTTGGCTTCCAAAAGTATGATACCATTGAAGGAGCACATGGCGGTACAGTAGAGGGTAATGGAAAGGATCAGAATCCATCTCCGGTGACCAGGGCAGATCAAGAGACCGAGCCAAGTGGTAAAATGTATCTGTCAATGGAAGGCAAATCTCAGCTGCCAGATGACTATGAACGCATTCCTGATCAGTTTGTTGAAGAATGTGAATATCTATATGAAAGCCCATATGAAGAATTCGAGCAGGAGCAGGACCAGGCAAAGGGAAATGTGTCAACATCAGATGATGACAGCACAGTGACGTATGAGCCAATAGATCCCACGGGTGCACGTCCCCCAATGCCAGTCCCTCGTCCACTTCCATGTCCACGGCCACCAGCCCATAACATGGGGTTAAAAGACACGTTTGAATCCATGTCACTTTATGGTTATGAATCGAAATACACGAGTAAAGCTCCCCACCAGAATCCAGCTGTGGTCGGCCCTATCATCTCCAGAAATACAATTCTTGACTACGAATTGTGTTTTGGCAGAGATGAGACCAAAAGAAAGGGACTGAAATGTCCCTTCGGTATAGCATCTCACAGCTTATATGGTTTCCTTGTTTGTGACACAGGTAATGCTCGAGTGCTCCGCCATGATATGTATGGCAGACGTCTCAGGTGCTATCAACGCAAGACACGCTTTCGTCGTCAATTCGAACCCTACGACATTGCAACAACTACAGATTTCTTCGTTGTTACAAATCCAGCTGGTAATTGCCTTTACATTTTCACATACGATGGCGACGTCATAAGGCAATTTGGTGACAAGAAGTTCAAGTTTCCCTGGGGAGTTGCTATTACCAGTGAAAATCGAATCGTGGTTGTCTACCACCGTAGTTGTCTCTTGGTAGTCTATACCTCCCATGGACAACCGATTCAGGAGATTGGAAGCCAGGGTAAGGGGCAAGTGCAGTTCAACGACCCCACATACGTAACCATTACTGAATCTCATAACTACATCGTCTGTGATCGGGGAAACTCTCGAATTCAGATAATTACTCCAAATGGTGAATTCCTCAGTGAAATTGTGGGTGTGAACCCAACTGGCGTCGCTGCAATTGGTCCTAATGTGTTGGTGTATGCAGACGACAAAGAGAAGACCATTATGATGTGTCTGTATGGTGATGAATTCGAATTCATAGAAATAAAGCGGAAGGAGGACAAATTGGAGTCCCCTACAGGAATAACCATAACCACAAGTGGAAAAGTGGCCGTTGTTGACAACAATGGTGTTGTCTACGTGTACAAGCTGACGACTGGAGACCAGTACGTAGCACGGCATGTTGTGGTAGATCTGAATAAGGAATCACacatttatgatgtcatcaaagaGTAG